GGTAACAACACTGTCCTCATTTACCGATACACCGAAATTTCCCGCATCAGGAGCCTGATTGTCTGATGTCACCGTAACTGCTGCTACTGCAGAAGCGCTTGTATCGTTCGCGCCATTCGCTGTTCCGCCATCATCCCGGACATGAAACATGAACGAGGTATCCGCGTCATTATTCAATGTCGATCGATACCAGAGTGTTCCGCCGGTAAAGGACGCCCCGGCTGCGAGAGGATTGGTCCCATTCTGAGCATCGAGCTGTGTCAGATAAAGCGCGCCGTTGGCAGGAACTGTCTCAAGAAAGTAAGTCAAAGTCTGGGTTACTTCCGGGTCGCCATCATCTGCAACGAGACTCACCTGAGTCACCGCATTCTCCGTTAACGTAATCGTCTGGAAAGTTGCCGTCGGCGTATCATTCACGGGAGTGACATCGAGTGTCATTGCGTACGCCGAGTTGCTGAATGCGGTACCGTCAGAGACTTTGAACTGGAATGAAGTGTACCCCGTGCCGTTTGCATCAGGAACCGGACTGAAGGTGAGGTGCCCAGCATTGATATCCGCTATGGTTACGATCTGATTCAGGGTTACGTTGGTCCCGTTCAGTTTCAAATTCCCGGCAGTGGGCAGAGAGGTGATCTGAACAGCCTGGAGTTGGTCTCCCGTATCGATGTCACTGAATCCGAATTCGGTCGCCACGAATACATGGGACGTGTCTTCCAGCATACTTACAGTATTATCTGCGCCGGTGGGAGCGTGATTTGAAGAATCGACATCGACGGTCATGATGTACGCAGCAGTGCTGAATGCGGTACCATCAGAGACTTTGAACTGGAATGAAGCATATCCTGTGCCGTTTGCATCGGGAGCGGGACTGAAGGTAAGATTCCCAGCATTGATGTCCGCTATGGAGACGATCTGATTCAGGGTCACATTGATCCCGTTCAGTTTCAAATTCCCAGCGGTGGGCAGAGAGGTGATCTGAACGGCCTGGAGTTGGTCTCCTGTATCGACGTCACTGAACCCGAATTCTGCGGCAGTGAATGCATGAGACGTGTCTTCCAGCATGGAGACGGTATTATCCGCCCCGGTTGGTGCATCATTCACGGGGGTAACATTGAGATTCATTCCGTATGCTGAATTGCTGAATGCGGTACCATCAGAGACTTTGAACTGGAATGAAGCATATCCTGTGCTGTTTGCATCAGGAGCCGGACTGAAGGTAAGATTCCCAGCATTGATGTCCGCTATGGAGACGATCTGATTCAGGGTCACATTGATCCCGTTCAGTTTCAAATTCCCTACGGTGGGCAGAGAGGTGATCTGAACGGCCTGGAGTTGGTCTCCTGTATCGACGTCACTGAACCCGAATTCTGCGGCAGTGAATGCATGAGACGTGTCTTCCAGCATGGAGACAGTATTGTCCGCCCCGGTTGGTGCATCATTCACGGGAGTGACATTCAGCGTCATTGCGTACGCTGAGTTGCTGAATACGATACCGTCAGAGACCTTGAACTGGAACGAAGCATACCCTGTGCCGTTTGCGTCAGGAGCCGGACTGAAGGTAAGATTCCCAGCATTGATGTCCGCTATGGAAATGATTTGATTCAGGATCACGTCGGTCCCGTTCAGTAACAGGTGCCCTGCGGTCGGTAAAGAGGTGATCCGAACCGCCTGAAGTTGGTCTCCTGTATCGACGTCACTGAATCCGAATTCTCCAGCCATAAATGCATGAGATGTGTCTTCCTGCATGACGATTGTATTGTCTGCACCCGTGGGAACATTGTTCACCGAGCTGACATTAATCGTCATGAGGTACGCCGCTGTGCTAAACACGGTTCCATCAGAAACCTTGAATTGAAAATGAGCATAGTCTGCGCCGTTAGCGCCGGTATCAGGCATAAAAGTAAGGTTTCCAGCATTGATATCTGCTATGGAAATGATCTGATTCAGGGCTACGTCACTGCCGTTTAACAGCAGGTGACCTGCAGTGGGTAGAGAAGTAATCTGAACAGCCTGGAGTTGGTCTCTCGCGTCAACGTCGCTGAATCCGAATTCTGCAGTTATGAAGATGTGAGAGGTGTCCTCCTGCGTGGTGACACTATTGTCCACAGCTACCGGCGCGTCGTTTACTGGATTAACCGTAAATGTGAACGTTTGGCTGGTTGTATACTGGCCGTCACTTCCTATGATCTGAATTTCAGCCCATCCATTCGAATTGGGAGTGTTCGTGAAGGTCACAGTGCCGGTGCTTGGATCGACAACCAGATTTCCAAGCGTGAGCCCGTCGTAATACGTTACAGATCCGAGACTGTAACTCAGGACACTGTCAATATCGTGAAAATACGAGCTTATGTTATATTCGAAGATCCCGAAGTCCTCGTCGACTGGCGAAGGATTCGGAATTTGATCCGACCAAGGTGCATCGTTCACCGCGTTGACGGTTATCGGAATTGACTCAGAGACGGACTGTGCTCCACCCGAACCTGAATTTCCCAGATCGTTCACAACAATGGCCAAGGCATCAGAGCTGTAGAAATTGCTGTCCGGCCGGTATACGATATCATGGAGAGCGGCATTGATCTGGCTCGAAGTACCCTGGAAAACCATTAACGCGTCTGCTGTGCCGCCACCGGAGATAAAAACGAGGTCGGTAATGGTAGAGAGAGTCAGGGTACCGTGCTGCACGGAAAGAGTAACCTCGAGAAGACTATTCCCTGAATCCACATCGAACACATAGATCGAAGGAATCGTGAGATTCGTGTCTTCATCGACGGTTTGAGTCCCAGTGACACTTATCAGGGGAGCATCATTCACGTATGAAGACGTATGTTGTTGAATATAATGGAAGTCGTTGCCCCAGATGTACTCGCTGGAATGCCAATCATTGAACACCTGTACCCCGGAGCCATCCACATACCATGTAAAAGCAGGCTTCCATGCAGCGTCATTGACAGCATCAAACCACGACCAGGCACTGTCATTGTGATCTTGATAAAAATATTGCAGGTCGTCGGCGTAAAAGTGGCTGCCATTCCAATCGTTGTAGACCCACATCCACTCTGAATTGACCTGGTCCGCGAACCAGGTGAATGCTGGTTCCCAAATCTGATCGGTAATGTCGTCCCACCAAAACCAGGCGTCTGTGGAAATTTCCTGTGCCCAAAACTGGTGTTCACCGTGATACCAGTAGGAGAAATCACCGGAGTTCAGCACCCACCATCCAGTGAGCTCATTCCAGAACCACCCGGTAGCCTCTTCCCACCACCAGCCGCTTCCATTGTCCTCTTGCCACCAGCCGTTGTCGACGTACACCCAGCCGAGACTGTCAACCTGACCGGTATCCGCAGTGCCGTCGTGCACATCCTGCGCGTCAGTCACAGCTCCATCCAGGACAATCCGTGCTTCCAATTGCTCAAGAATGAGTCTACGACCACATTCCTCTCTGTTTGCCCAATTCTCTAACTTAGGAAAAATTTTCATAAAATTCAGTCCCCCCATAGCAATTACGAAAAAAGACAGAGTTCTTTTCTGCTCTTGACATTGGAGAATGTGATCTTGTTCCCAAAAAATGGCGTCAAATTAAGAAACAGTTCAAAAAGTTTCATTTCTGCATGTCCTAATATCAGATGCCATGGCAATCTATTTCACATTTCACCGGTTAAAATCTGCATTTTATCAGGTTCTACTTTTCGTCAAGAGTTCAACAGGTCACTTAAGCAGTTTCATGAGAGTCAAGTGTAATATTAATACGATGTCCAATGATTCTCGTCAAAAAACGAAAGAAACAAGACTATAAAATACACTTTAACGATCTGCAAAATGCGCGACATATAAGTACGCAAGCGATAAAACTGCTTATCCTAAATAATTCGGCTATCTCGAACACAGACAAGCCGAAGACATCTTGAGACCGCTTGAGCTCGATCAATTCGACATCTCGATCGCAAAATCGTAACTACAATTCATCAAGACAATTATTATAGCTTATACCAATGTGCTTTCATAGAGGAAATATTGAGACACCGTATCCATTTAGTCATAGCCGGGCACGCCCTGGAAGGGCGGCCCCAATAGTAGCCACGGGTGTCAGAAACTGTCTCAAAACTCCATTTTGGGCTCGCGATTTGCCAAGAGATGTACTAGAAAGGAGAGGAATTCAACAACCACGAGGCTGTCATGGGCAAACAGATCCGGGCCGATTACGAACAGATCTTGATGTTTCCGCCGTCAGTGGAAGACTGGGTGGCTAAGGATCACCCGGCGCGCTTTATCCGAGATTTCGTGGATTCCTTGGATCTGTCCGAGTTGGGAATCGAGGTTCCCGACAGCGATACAGGACGTCCTCCGTATGCGCCAGATCTTCTGTTGAAGGTGTGGCTTTTCGGATACTTCAATCGGATCAGGAGTACCCGTAAGCTTGAAAAGGGTTGCCTTGAGAATATGGGGCTGATTTGGCTGACGGGGATGAATGCTCCGGATCATAATTCCTTATGGCGATTCTTCAAGGCGAACAAGAAATCATTGAGGCATCTGTTCAGACAGTCGATTCGTGTTGCTCTGAAGGCCGATCTGATCGGTCTAGCTCTTCATGCCGTGGACGGGACCAAGATCCAAGCCGTCTCATCCAACGACAAGGCTCGGGGTCGTGAGCACCTGGAGAGGTTTCTGGAAAGTGTTTCGGAGAGATTGGACCGCACGATTGCCGATGCGATGACTGAGATAGAGAGAGCCGAGCGGGAAGAGACCGGTGAGTATCGCCTTCCGCAGTCCATGCAAGACGGATTGAAACGGAAACAGCGGATACAAGAGGCTCTGAAGGAGTTGGATGAATCGGACAAGAAGTCAGTTCACCCTTCGGAACCGGAAGCTCGCTTTATGAAGAATCGCCGGACCAAAGACTTGTCGTACAACGCTCAGGCGGTTGCCGACCAAAAGAGCGGCCTTATCGTGGCCGCAGATGTGGTCACGGATGGGGCCGACAACGGGCAATTGGTCCCCATGCTCGACAAGGTGAAAGAGAATCTGGGCGCTGTGGCAGAGGAAAATGTGGCGGACGGGGGATATTTTTCCTCAGGGCAGATAGGTCTGGCCCATGAGCGA
The sequence above is a segment of the Desulfomonile tiedjei DSM 6799 genome. Coding sequences within it:
- a CDS encoding tandem-95 repeat protein codes for the protein MKIFPKLENWANREECGRRLILEQLEARIVLDGAVTDAQDVHDGTADTGQVDSLGWVYVDNGWWQEDNGSGWWWEEATGWFWNELTGWWVLNSGDFSYWYHGEHQFWAQEISTDAWFWWDDITDQIWEPAFTWFADQVNSEWMWVYNDWNGSHFYADDLQYFYQDHNDSAWSWFDAVNDAAWKPAFTWYVDGSGVQVFNDWHSSEYIWGNDFHYIQQHTSSYVNDAPLISVTGTQTVDEDTNLTIPSIYVFDVDSGNSLLEVTLSVQHGTLTLSTITDLVFISGGGTADALMVFQGTSSQINAALHDIVYRPDSNFYSSDALAIVVNDLGNSGSGGAQSVSESIPITVNAVNDAPWSDQIPNPSPVDEDFGIFEYNISSYFHDIDSVLSYSLGSVTYYDGLTLGNLVVDPSTGTVTFTNTPNSNGWAEIQIIGSDGQYTTSQTFTFTVNPVNDAPVAVDNSVTTQEDTSHIFITAEFGFSDVDARDQLQAVQITSLPTAGHLLLNGSDVALNQIISIADINAGNLTFMPDTGANGADYAHFQFKVSDGTVFSTAAYLMTINVSSVNNVPTGADNTIVMQEDTSHAFMAGEFGFSDVDTGDQLQAVRITSLPTAGHLLLNGTDVILNQIISIADINAGNLTFSPAPDANGTGYASFQFKVSDGIVFSNSAYAMTLNVTPVNDAPTGADNTVSMLEDTSHAFTAAEFGFSDVDTGDQLQAVQITSLPTVGNLKLNGINVTLNQIVSIADINAGNLTFSPAPDANSTGYASFQFKVSDGTAFSNSAYGMNLNVTPVNDAPTGADNTVSMLEDTSHAFTAAEFGFSDVDTGDQLQAVQITSLPTAGNLKLNGINVTLNQIVSIADINAGNLTFSPAPDANGTGYASFQFKVSDGTAFSTAAYIMTVDVDSSNHAPTGADNTVSMLEDTSHVFVATEFGFSDIDTGDQLQAVQITSLPTAGNLKLNGTNVTLNQIVTIADINAGHLTFSPVPDANGTGYTSFQFKVSDGTAFSNSAYAMTLDVTPVNDTPTATFQTITLTENAVTQVSLVADDGDPEVTQTLTYFLETVPANGALYLTQLDAQNGTNPLAAGASFTGGTLWYRSTLNNDADTSFMFHVRDDGGTANGANDTSASAVAAVTVTSDNQAPDAGNFGVSVNEDSVVTITGWNFTDAEGNQAQAIRITDLPDHGTLFIDANDNNQVDPGEAIALQSWQGGVTFTFDDGYLNNYQYAFPVLEQYGVEGVSLVVTGNVQQGLSDTMSWAQLLEMQAAGWEIGSHSMTHADLTTLTDSELIYELSESRNLLVEHGLTGTTFAYPYGAFDQRVAEFVAQYYEGCREAWGNDGITEIPGNPYKIYNRQVTHTTTPQEVIQWIDDAVANNQWLVLSFHGIVTGEASVYQYNVNDLETIVSYVSSHNIATPTISEALNNELSPISWADATTKLKYIGDQNYSGYDSFKYVVIDSAGSEGEMPDDAGTVIVTVHAVNDAPVNSLPVAQTTDVNTALTFSTVNNNAISISDVDARTDAIEVQLTVTEGTLTLGGTTGLSFTAGDGTADSTMTFTGKIASVNEAFQGMSYTPTTDYSGDAVFRIVTNDLGNNPSGEQLDTDELGITVRR
- a CDS encoding IS1182 family transposase; protein product: MGKQIRADYEQILMFPPSVEDWVAKDHPARFIRDFVDSLDLSELGIEVPDSDTGRPPYAPDLLLKVWLFGYFNRIRSTRKLEKGCLENMGLIWLTGMNAPDHNSLWRFFKANKKSLRHLFRQSIRVALKADLIGLALHAVDGTKIQAVSSNDKARGREHLERFLESVSERLDRTIADAMTEIERAEREETGEYRLPQSMQDGLKRKQRIQEALKELDESDKKSVHPSEPEARFMKNRRTKDLSYNAQAVADQKSGLIVAADVVTDGADNGQLVPMLDKVKENLGAVAEENVADGGYFSSGQIGLAHEREYGILIGKSSGEIVSERGADEDLYHRSRFVFDQERDCFICPEGRLLPFHQRKINGKNHNEVRRYHCKDFLTCPNRWKCSKSKNGRLIDLSVYEAALERHRSKREKPENKERLKTRKKIIEPPFAWIKSALSFRRWTVAGIDNVKAQWDLICTTINLRKLYHHWVSGEVAFT